A window of the Gemmatirosa kalamazoonensis genome harbors these coding sequences:
- a CDS encoding VanZ family protein — MTPTHDALLPPHAFTGRKLGRAVLAYVLGVIAIITLEPFVFRAPAQIRIVLFDRYNWLDPFANVVLFVPPGFLYALSRSATDRATGVARWRTIRAATLLGLAASAAVEITQVFEPARYPSPIDIATNGLGAALGAWAFTRAARRLRADSALVGRLALELPLMGLVYVLVPLCSLAAMTVAAGAVVRGAVVPLPRGWGLVALALFGGTLLGHVQRRHFGPARTMTAAQTALAAAGWFAVGALPALATAPRTFVAGTVTAAVVAWAHGRAPDGAIPINRRFELAALGRAVPWLVAYLLLMPLTEPVRRPKVMSQLDLLHAVESLAAFTVLGYVLAEAWGRLELRYRYTSWRVGLVAVVGAALSEALRRMALPPIAAAPWIAAHVVSAAYGGWMYHLQRAHVRALVAGRDVRGQPVQVHAAA; from the coding sequence GTGACGCCCACCCACGACGCCCTCCTGCCGCCGCACGCCTTCACCGGACGCAAGCTCGGGCGCGCGGTGCTCGCCTACGTGCTCGGCGTGATCGCCATCATCACGCTGGAGCCGTTCGTGTTCCGCGCGCCGGCGCAGATCCGGATCGTGCTGTTCGACCGGTACAACTGGCTCGATCCGTTCGCGAACGTGGTGCTGTTCGTGCCGCCCGGCTTCCTGTACGCACTCTCCCGCTCGGCCACCGACCGGGCGACCGGCGTCGCCCGCTGGCGCACGATCCGCGCGGCCACCCTGCTCGGCCTCGCCGCGAGCGCGGCGGTCGAGATCACCCAGGTGTTCGAGCCGGCGCGCTACCCGTCGCCGATCGACATCGCCACGAACGGGCTCGGCGCGGCGCTCGGGGCGTGGGCGTTCACGCGCGCGGCGCGGCGGCTGCGCGCCGACTCGGCGCTCGTCGGCCGGCTCGCGCTCGAGCTCCCGCTGATGGGGCTCGTCTACGTGCTCGTGCCGCTCTGCTCCCTCGCCGCGATGACGGTCGCGGCGGGCGCGGTCGTCCGCGGGGCGGTCGTGCCACTGCCGCGCGGCTGGGGGCTGGTCGCGCTCGCGCTGTTCGGGGGCACGCTCCTCGGCCACGTCCAGCGCCGCCACTTCGGGCCGGCGCGGACGATGACGGCGGCGCAGACGGCGCTCGCCGCGGCCGGCTGGTTCGCCGTCGGGGCGCTCCCCGCGCTCGCCACTGCGCCGCGCACGTTCGTGGCGGGCACCGTCACGGCGGCCGTGGTCGCGTGGGCCCACGGCCGAGCCCCCGACGGCGCCATCCCGATCAACCGGCGCTTCGAGCTCGCTGCGCTCGGCCGCGCGGTGCCGTGGCTCGTCGCCTATCTGCTGCTCATGCCGCTCACCGAGCCGGTGCGGCGCCCCAAGGTCATGAGCCAGCTCGACCTGCTGCACGCGGTGGAGTCGCTCGCCGCGTTCACGGTCCTCGGCTACGTGCTCGCCGAGGCGTGGGGACGTCTGGAGCTACGGTACCGCTACACGTCGTGGCGCGTGGGGCTCGTGGCGGTCGTCGGCGCGGCGCTGAGCGAGGCGCTCCGCCGCATGGCACTCCCGCCGATTGCGGCGGCCCCGTGGATCGCGGCCCACGTCGTGTCCGCCGCGTACGGCGGCTGGATGTACCACCTGCAGCGCGCCCACGTCCGCGCGCTCGTGGCCGGGCGAGACGTCCGCGGACAACCCGTGCAAGTCCACGCGGCAGCGTAA
- a CDS encoding YigZ family protein translates to MRYPIPAGVHREKDEIERSRFITTVAPAATIDEAQAFIQSIRDEFPDATHNCWAYVVGPPGSTARIGLSDDGEPHGTAGRPMLTALLHGGVGDVAAVVTRYYGGIKLGTGGLVRAYGGCLQRALETLPRGERVEWVAVQALVSYADVTPVRQLVAAHRGEILHEEYGADVTYTVRLPAPDVEPFVAALRDATRGAAIVERP, encoded by the coding sequence ATGCGGTACCCCATCCCTGCCGGCGTCCATCGCGAGAAGGACGAGATCGAGCGCAGCCGCTTCATCACGACCGTGGCACCGGCGGCCACCATCGACGAGGCGCAGGCGTTCATCCAATCGATCCGCGACGAGTTCCCCGACGCGACGCACAACTGCTGGGCGTACGTCGTCGGCCCGCCGGGGAGCACGGCGCGCATCGGTCTCAGCGACGACGGCGAGCCGCACGGCACCGCCGGACGGCCGATGCTCACCGCGCTGCTCCACGGCGGCGTGGGCGACGTCGCCGCGGTCGTCACGCGCTACTACGGCGGCATCAAGCTCGGCACGGGCGGGCTCGTGCGCGCGTACGGCGGCTGCCTGCAGCGCGCGCTCGAGACGCTGCCACGCGGCGAGCGCGTGGAGTGGGTCGCCGTGCAGGCGCTCGTGTCGTACGCCGACGTGACGCCGGTGCGCCAGCTCGTCGCGGCGCACCGTGGAGAGATCCTGCACGAGGAGTACGGCGCCGATGTGACCTACACCGTTAGGCTTCCCGCCCCCGACGTCGAGCCGTTCGTGGCCGCGCTGCGCGACGCCACGCGCGGCGCCGCGATCGTCGAGCGTCCGTGA
- a CDS encoding DMT family protein — MPIALRTALLLTASNLFMTYAWYGHLRTLADRKWYVAAVISWGIALFEYLLQVPANRIGFTALTLPQLKMMQEVITLLVFVPFSVYYMKQPLRLDFVWAALCLLGAVYFVFRGHGVGAG; from the coding sequence ATGCCCATCGCGCTGCGCACCGCACTCCTTCTCACGGCGTCGAACCTGTTCATGACGTATGCGTGGTACGGCCACCTGCGCACGCTGGCCGACCGGAAGTGGTACGTCGCGGCGGTCATCAGTTGGGGGATCGCGCTGTTCGAGTACCTGCTCCAGGTCCCGGCGAACCGCATCGGCTTCACGGCGCTGACGCTGCCGCAGCTGAAGATGATGCAGGAGGTCATCACGCTCCTCGTGTTCGTGCCGTTCAGCGTGTACTACATGAAGCAGCCGTTGCGGCTGGACTTCGTGTGGGCGGCGCTGTGCCTGCTGGGGGCGGTGTACTTCGTGTTTCGCGGGCACGGGGTGGGGGCTGGATGA
- a CDS encoding acyl-CoA dehydrogenase C-terminal domain-containing protein translates to MPSYKAPLDDIRFILTEVLDVEQLSRLPGYEEATPDVLLAVLEEGGKLCEEVLAPLNQSGDAEGCHYENGVVRTPAGFKEAYAQFVSGGWPAMTAPAEWGGQGLPHLARFVFDELLCSANLSFSMYPELGHGATIALERWGDEELKRRFLPKIVDGTWCGTMCLTEPHAGTDLGIIRTKAVPAGDGAYHVTGTKIFISAGEHDLAENIVHLVLAKLPDAPPGTKGISLFLVPKFLPTEEGGIGTPNGVRCGSIEHKMGIKANATCVMNFDNATGWLVGEPHKGMRAMFTMMNGARLGVGMQGLGLAEVAYQNALAYAKERLQGRALTGTKNPQGEADPIVVHPDVRRMLLTAKAYIEGERALAYWVGQLIDVEDKHPDETVRQEASDLVALMTPIIKAFLTDTGFEVTNLALQCLGGHGYIREFGIEQFVRDARIAQIYEGTNGIQAMDLIGRKVPEGGGRLLRRFLPMVQRTAKEAAAEPRLAEFAQPLLDALRKLQESTMTVMNKAMQNPDEAGAAAVDYLRLFGLVATGWMWLRMAQVAVAKEGDAFYDAKVKTARFYFTKLLPQTSALAATIAAGAAPVMDAMI, encoded by the coding sequence ATGCCCAGCTACAAGGCTCCGCTCGACGACATTCGCTTCATCCTCACCGAGGTGCTGGACGTCGAACAGCTTTCGCGGCTCCCCGGCTACGAGGAAGCGACACCGGACGTGCTGCTCGCCGTGCTCGAGGAGGGGGGGAAGCTGTGCGAGGAGGTGCTCGCGCCGCTCAACCAGTCGGGCGACGCGGAGGGGTGCCACTACGAGAACGGCGTCGTCCGCACGCCGGCCGGCTTCAAGGAGGCGTACGCGCAGTTCGTGAGCGGCGGCTGGCCCGCCATGACCGCGCCGGCCGAGTGGGGCGGGCAGGGGCTGCCGCACCTCGCGCGCTTCGTGTTCGACGAGCTGCTCTGCTCGGCCAACCTCTCGTTCAGCATGTACCCGGAGCTCGGCCACGGCGCGACGATCGCGCTCGAGCGCTGGGGCGACGAGGAGCTGAAGCGGCGCTTCCTGCCGAAGATCGTCGACGGCACGTGGTGCGGCACGATGTGCCTCACCGAGCCGCACGCGGGCACGGATCTCGGCATCATCCGCACGAAGGCGGTGCCCGCCGGCGACGGCGCGTATCACGTCACGGGAACGAAGATCTTCATCTCCGCGGGCGAGCACGACCTCGCCGAGAACATCGTCCACCTCGTGCTCGCGAAGCTGCCCGACGCGCCGCCGGGGACGAAGGGGATCTCGCTGTTCCTCGTGCCGAAGTTCCTGCCGACGGAGGAGGGAGGCATCGGCACGCCCAACGGCGTACGGTGCGGCTCCATCGAGCACAAGATGGGGATCAAGGCGAACGCCACCTGCGTGATGAACTTCGACAACGCGACCGGGTGGCTCGTCGGCGAGCCGCACAAGGGCATGCGCGCCATGTTCACGATGATGAACGGCGCGCGACTCGGCGTGGGGATGCAGGGGCTGGGGCTCGCGGAGGTCGCGTACCAGAACGCGCTCGCCTACGCGAAGGAGCGGCTGCAGGGCCGCGCGCTCACCGGCACGAAGAACCCGCAGGGCGAGGCCGATCCGATCGTCGTGCACCCCGACGTGCGCCGCATGCTGCTCACGGCGAAGGCGTACATCGAGGGGGAGCGCGCGCTCGCGTACTGGGTGGGGCAGCTCATCGACGTCGAGGACAAGCACCCCGACGAGACCGTTAGGCAGGAAGCGTCGGACCTCGTCGCGCTCATGACGCCGATCATCAAGGCGTTCCTCACCGACACCGGCTTCGAGGTGACGAACCTCGCGCTGCAGTGCCTCGGCGGACACGGGTACATCCGCGAGTTCGGCATCGAGCAGTTCGTGCGCGACGCGCGCATCGCGCAGATCTACGAGGGCACGAACGGCATCCAGGCGATGGACCTCATCGGCCGCAAGGTGCCGGAGGGTGGCGGCCGGCTGCTGCGCCGGTTCCTGCCGATGGTGCAGCGCACGGCGAAGGAAGCGGCGGCCGAGCCGCGCCTCGCGGAGTTCGCCCAGCCGCTGCTCGACGCGCTGCGCAAGCTGCAGGAGTCGACGATGACGGTGATGAACAAGGCGATGCAGAACCCCGACGAAGCGGGCGCCGCGGCGGTGGATTACCTGCGGCTGTTCGGTCTCGTCGCCACGGGGTGGATGTGGCTGCGCATGGCGCAGGTCGCCGTGGCGAAGGAGGGCGACGCGTTCTACGACGCGAAGGTGAAGACGGCGCGGTTCTACTTCACGAAGCTGCTGCCGCAGACGTCGGCGCTCGCGGCGACGATCGCGGCGGGGGCGGCGCCGGTGATGGACGCGATGATCTAG
- a CDS encoding glycosyltransferase codes for MPERVPVFLDESGLRWRRVRLAVRAAAVATSIVALTVIIAALVLPNLGALSETLMPPQRALGQPARFAITRKTRALLNARRKLFGALSHTPAPPAQRPARIAVRPAPAFRPIPPAAERRDAIVAGFYVNWDENSRVSLEFHKERLDWVVPEWVFVARGGDSLEFRLDQPPGAAQQLFQSLGTVPAERRPHVVAMLTNYDSRAGRFSSPSWLTRLIGTPANRARAVAQLRDFVRAYRPYGVGGITIDLEEYPESLDPAVIAFAAELRAALQPLGAIVAQTLATDIDPARAGRLAAPNDYVFLMLYDEHYGKSEAGPVASQAWYEKWARDYLQYIPANKAIFAMGAYGYHWSDAPGVAASGVNFEAAVDSARSKHVAISWDSVALNPYVTWTDPDSTDHVMWFLDGVTAYNQAKAAESMGAAGVGIWHLGDEDPSLWNVLGRHGLDGPPSRLADIDTLYQTQFVGDGELLRIPDVPRRGRRALRTDPTTGLVTSERVTELPSPFVVVRAGVDTARSDGHGGLAGRKIALTFDDGPDGRWTPVILDTLRAHGVPATFFLIGQNVQAHIALTRRIYNEGHEIGNHTFTHPNLSLVPGFITRLQLDATERLLEAVLNRRTAFFRPPLFGDATPSTADEQVPVAIATRLGFVTAGLEIDSHDWDQPRMTARAIIDTTLEQHDDPTHTGNVILLHDGGGNRARTVEALGPLIDSLRARGDTLVPLSQLIGRTRDQAMPELPGSSFLLRAAELAAFGSVGFLEWALYWVMTVAVVLGVGRLVFVLALAAVQRVRSHRRGMRLDAAAAAGHPTPGHAYAPSVSVIVPAYNEEKVIIKTIASLLRQEYAGPLEIVVVDDGSPDDTYAIASEAYGGHGQVRVFRKPNGGKASALNFGIAQAQGDVVIGLDADTVFTPHTVAELVAPLADPRVGAVAGNAKVGNRVNLVTQWQAVEYVTSQNLDRRAFSLLDCITVVPGAVGAWRRELVIEAGGFSDDTLAEDQDLTLEIRRRGHSIAYADEAIAYTEAPDTLRGLARQRFRWSFGTLQCMWKHRDALFGPKYGTLGFVAMPNVWLFQLLLSALGPITDLMFVYALVSVKLDQIQHGATYALVNLEKVLAYYALFLFVDWFTAVVAFLMEPREDRRLTWLIVIQRFAYRQVMYWVVLRSFAAALRGHVVGWGKLERKATVEVPA; via the coding sequence ATGCCCGAACGCGTTCCGGTCTTCCTCGACGAGTCGGGGCTCCGGTGGCGCCGCGTGCGCCTCGCCGTCCGCGCTGCCGCCGTCGCCACGTCGATCGTCGCGCTCACGGTCATCATCGCTGCACTGGTGCTCCCGAACCTCGGTGCGCTGAGCGAGACGCTCATGCCGCCGCAGCGCGCGCTGGGCCAGCCGGCACGGTTCGCGATCACTCGCAAGACGCGCGCGCTGCTGAACGCGCGCCGCAAGCTGTTCGGCGCGCTGTCGCACACGCCCGCCCCGCCCGCGCAACGGCCCGCGCGCATCGCCGTGCGCCCCGCGCCCGCGTTTCGCCCGATCCCGCCGGCGGCCGAGCGGCGCGATGCGATCGTGGCGGGGTTCTACGTGAACTGGGACGAGAACTCCCGCGTCTCGCTCGAGTTTCACAAGGAGCGGCTCGACTGGGTCGTGCCGGAGTGGGTGTTCGTGGCGCGCGGCGGCGACTCGCTCGAGTTCCGACTCGACCAGCCGCCCGGCGCGGCGCAGCAGCTCTTCCAGAGCCTGGGCACGGTGCCCGCCGAGCGCCGACCGCACGTCGTCGCCATGCTCACGAACTACGACTCGCGCGCGGGACGCTTCTCGTCGCCGTCGTGGCTCACGCGGCTCATCGGCACGCCGGCGAATCGCGCGCGCGCCGTGGCGCAGCTGCGCGACTTCGTGCGCGCGTACCGGCCGTACGGCGTCGGCGGCATCACGATCGACCTCGAGGAATATCCGGAGTCGCTCGACCCGGCCGTGATCGCGTTCGCCGCCGAGCTGCGCGCCGCGCTGCAACCGTTAGGCGCGATCGTCGCGCAGACGCTCGCCACCGACATCGACCCGGCGCGCGCGGGACGGCTCGCCGCGCCGAACGACTACGTCTTCCTCATGCTGTACGACGAGCACTACGGGAAGAGCGAGGCGGGGCCGGTGGCGAGCCAGGCGTGGTACGAGAAGTGGGCGCGCGACTACCTGCAGTACATCCCGGCGAACAAGGCGATCTTCGCCATGGGCGCGTACGGCTACCACTGGAGCGACGCGCCGGGCGTCGCGGCCTCCGGCGTGAACTTCGAGGCGGCCGTCGACTCCGCGCGCAGCAAGCACGTCGCGATCTCGTGGGACTCGGTGGCGTTGAACCCGTACGTGACGTGGACCGACCCCGACTCGACGGACCACGTGATGTGGTTCCTCGACGGCGTGACCGCGTACAACCAGGCGAAGGCCGCCGAGTCGATGGGCGCCGCGGGCGTGGGGATCTGGCACCTCGGCGACGAGGACCCGTCGCTGTGGAACGTGCTCGGTCGGCATGGGCTCGACGGCCCGCCGTCGCGGCTCGCCGACATCGACACGCTGTACCAGACGCAGTTCGTCGGCGACGGCGAGCTGCTGCGCATCCCCGACGTGCCGCGCCGCGGGCGCCGCGCGCTGCGCACCGATCCCACGACGGGGCTCGTGACGTCGGAGCGCGTGACGGAGCTGCCGTCGCCGTTCGTCGTGGTGCGCGCCGGCGTCGACACGGCGCGCTCCGACGGACACGGCGGGCTCGCGGGGCGCAAGATCGCGCTCACGTTCGACGACGGGCCCGACGGACGGTGGACGCCGGTCATCCTCGACACGCTCCGCGCGCACGGCGTGCCGGCCACGTTCTTCCTCATCGGACAGAACGTGCAGGCGCACATCGCGCTCACGCGACGCATCTACAACGAGGGGCACGAGATCGGGAACCACACCTTCACGCACCCGAACCTCTCGCTCGTCCCCGGCTTCATCACGCGGCTGCAGCTCGACGCGACGGAGCGCCTGCTCGAGGCGGTGCTCAACCGGCGCACCGCGTTCTTCCGCCCGCCGCTGTTCGGCGACGCGACACCGTCGACGGCCGACGAGCAGGTCCCCGTCGCGATCGCGACGCGGCTCGGCTTCGTGACGGCCGGCCTGGAGATCGACTCGCACGACTGGGATCAGCCGCGCATGACGGCGCGCGCGATCATCGACACGACGCTCGAGCAGCACGACGACCCGACGCATACGGGGAACGTGATCCTGCTGCACGACGGCGGCGGCAACCGGGCCCGCACGGTGGAAGCGTTAGGCCCGCTCATCGACTCGCTGCGCGCGCGCGGCGACACGCTCGTGCCGCTGTCGCAGCTCATCGGGCGCACACGCGACCAGGCGATGCCGGAGCTCCCGGGATCGAGCTTCCTGCTGCGCGCCGCGGAGCTCGCGGCGTTCGGGTCGGTCGGCTTCCTGGAGTGGGCGCTCTACTGGGTGATGACGGTCGCCGTGGTGCTCGGCGTCGGTCGGCTGGTGTTCGTGCTGGCGCTCGCCGCCGTGCAGCGCGTGCGCTCGCACCGCCGCGGGATGCGCCTCGACGCCGCGGCGGCCGCGGGCCACCCGACGCCGGGACACGCGTACGCACCGTCGGTGAGCGTGATCGTGCCGGCGTACAACGAGGAGAAGGTCATCATCAAGACGATCGCCTCGCTGCTGCGGCAGGAGTACGCCGGACCGCTGGAGATCGTCGTGGTGGACGACGGCTCGCCCGACGACACGTACGCGATCGCGAGCGAGGCGTACGGCGGGCACGGACAGGTGCGCGTGTTCCGGAAGCCGAACGGCGGCAAGGCGAGCGCGCTGAACTTCGGCATCGCGCAGGCGCAGGGTGACGTCGTCATCGGCCTCGACGCGGACACGGTGTTCACGCCGCACACGGTCGCGGAGCTCGTCGCGCCGCTCGCCGATCCCAGGGTCGGCGCGGTGGCGGGCAACGCGAAGGTGGGCAACCGCGTGAACCTCGTGACGCAGTGGCAGGCGGTGGAGTACGTGACGAGCCAGAACCTCGACCGCCGCGCGTTCTCGCTCCTCGACTGCATCACGGTCGTGCCGGGCGCGGTCGGCGCGTGGCGGCGCGAGCTCGTGATCGAGGCGGGCGGCTTCAGCGACGACACGCTGGCCGAGGACCAGGATCTCACGCTGGAGATCCGCCGGCGCGGCCACTCGATCGCGTACGCCGACGAGGCGATCGCGTACACGGAGGCGCCGGACACGCTGCGCGGCCTCGCGCGCCAGCGCTTCCGCTGGTCGTTCGGCACGCTGCAGTGCATGTGGAAGCACCGCGACGCGCTGTTCGGGCCGAAGTACGGCACGCTGGGCTTCGTCGCGATGCCGAACGTGTGGCTGTTCCAGCTGCTGCTCTCGGCGCTCGGCCCGATCACGGATCTCATGTTCGTGTACGCGCTGGTGTCGGTGAAGCTCGACCAGATCCAGCACGGCGCGACGTACGCGCTCGTGAACCTCGAGAAGGTGCTGGCGTACTACGCGCTGTTCCTGTTCGTGGACTGGTTCACCGCCGTGGTGGCGTTCCTCATGGAGCCGCGCGAGGACCGGCGGCTGACGTGGCTCATCGTGATCCAGCGCTTCGCGTATCGACAGGTGATGTACTGGGTGGTGCTGCGCTCGTTCGCGGCGGCGCTGCGCGGGCACGTCGTGGGTTGGGGGAAGCTGGAGCGAAAGGCCACGGTGGAGGTGCCGGCATGA
- a CDS encoding glycosyltransferase family 4 protein yields the protein MKLLLVGTNRGGGGTESHFITLAAALADAGHDVSAAVWPEEFIHRALARHPRVRLFPLQLVARYDVRGALELSRIVRAVRPEWLVGAFKREYWPVAVVGRRRRVPVVLFSHLDQRFHPTMTFALPRLVRRIVAPTEYLRRRLVERGMPAAKLAVLPNPVDTAHFRPDRVARAEMRTRLRFDDDDVVVGFVGRQERGKGVMALADSVHAAMDADPRVRMLWVGHPGDERTELREVVERSPHAARHAWEPWTADVAPYFAAMDVCTLPSIGPETFGRVLAEAQACGVPVLGSALGGIPEAMRDGVTGRLLPPADVPAWTVAIRALAADAELRARMGREGRAFVEREFAAPRVTERFVEQLRAWR from the coding sequence ATGAAGCTGCTCCTCGTCGGCACGAATCGCGGCGGCGGCGGCACGGAGAGTCACTTCATCACGCTCGCCGCGGCGCTCGCCGACGCCGGACACGACGTGTCGGCGGCCGTGTGGCCGGAGGAGTTCATCCATCGCGCGCTGGCGCGTCACCCGCGCGTGCGACTGTTCCCGCTGCAGCTCGTCGCGCGGTACGACGTGCGCGGCGCGCTGGAGCTGTCGCGCATCGTGCGCGCGGTACGCCCCGAGTGGCTCGTCGGCGCGTTCAAGCGCGAGTACTGGCCGGTGGCGGTCGTGGGGCGACGGCGTCGCGTGCCGGTCGTGCTGTTCTCGCACCTCGACCAGCGCTTCCACCCGACGATGACGTTCGCGCTGCCGCGGCTCGTGCGGCGCATCGTGGCGCCGACGGAGTACCTGCGCCGCCGGCTCGTCGAGCGCGGCATGCCGGCGGCGAAGCTCGCCGTGCTCCCGAACCCGGTGGATACGGCGCACTTCCGCCCCGACCGCGTGGCGCGCGCCGAGATGCGCACGCGGCTCCGCTTCGACGACGACGACGTGGTCGTGGGCTTCGTCGGCCGACAGGAGCGCGGCAAGGGCGTGATGGCACTCGCCGACTCGGTGCACGCGGCGATGGACGCCGACCCGCGCGTGCGCATGCTGTGGGTCGGCCATCCCGGCGACGAGCGCACGGAGCTGCGCGAGGTGGTGGAGCGCTCGCCGCATGCCGCGCGGCACGCGTGGGAGCCGTGGACCGCCGACGTCGCGCCGTACTTCGCGGCGATGGACGTGTGCACGCTGCCGTCGATCGGCCCGGAGACGTTCGGCCGCGTGCTCGCCGAGGCGCAGGCGTGCGGCGTGCCGGTGTTGGGCAGTGCGCTCGGCGGCATCCCCGAGGCGATGCGCGACGGCGTGACCGGGCGACTGCTTCCCCCCGCGGACGTGCCGGCGTGGACCGTCGCGATCCGCGCGCTGGCCGCGGACGCCGAGCTGCGCGCGCGGATGGGGCGCGAGGGACGCGCGTTCGTGGAGCGCGAGTTCGCCGCACCGCGCGTCACGGAGCGCTTCGTCGAGCAGCTCCGCGCGTGGCGTTAG
- a CDS encoding acyltransferase family protein, whose translation MLLVNDPGDADTVFAPLRHSAWHGWTPTDLVFPFFLFVVGITTHLSLTRRASLGADDAAIRRQVLRRAAILFGIGVVLNWFPFYQSGAITGHPSPDVGDRVLERLRQLRVLGVLQRIALAYLAAALLTWRAPARRVVAVIAVLLVGYWAVLALGSETLDDRSRTLAAWVDRATLDWSRWGLGNHLWDAGVTYDPEGLLSTVPAVATAALGVLAGRWLAARRVTVERLSALGAAGALGMMAGLVWGWWFPINKALWTSSYVLFTAGTACLTLATVSWLVDVARWDAWARPFRAFGANAILAYVGAELSSHVLHSTIKWKVDGRRLGTEVPATRALTSLGLDPRVASLAWALLFVAAWWAVLARLERKGIQWRV comes from the coding sequence ATGCTGCTGGTCAACGATCCCGGCGACGCGGACACCGTCTTCGCACCGCTACGCCACAGTGCGTGGCACGGGTGGACGCCGACCGACCTCGTCTTCCCGTTCTTCCTGTTCGTCGTCGGCATCACCACGCACCTGTCGCTCACGCGGCGCGCGTCGCTCGGTGCCGACGACGCGGCGATCCGCCGACAGGTGCTGCGCCGCGCCGCGATCCTGTTCGGGATCGGCGTCGTGCTGAACTGGTTCCCGTTCTACCAGTCCGGCGCGATCACCGGCCATCCCTCGCCCGACGTCGGCGACCGCGTGCTCGAGCGCTTGCGGCAGCTCCGCGTGCTCGGCGTGCTGCAGCGCATCGCGCTCGCGTACCTCGCCGCCGCGCTGCTGACGTGGCGCGCGCCGGCGCGGCGCGTCGTCGCCGTCATCGCCGTGCTGCTCGTCGGCTACTGGGCCGTGCTTGCCCTTGGCAGCGAGACGCTCGACGACCGGTCGCGCACCCTCGCCGCATGGGTGGACCGCGCGACGCTCGACTGGTCGCGCTGGGGACTCGGGAACCACCTGTGGGACGCAGGCGTGACCTACGACCCGGAAGGGCTGCTCTCGACCGTTCCCGCCGTCGCCACCGCGGCGCTCGGGGTGCTCGCCGGCCGGTGGCTCGCGGCGCGCCGCGTGACCGTCGAGCGACTGAGCGCGCTCGGCGCCGCGGGCGCGTTAGGCATGATGGCCGGACTGGTGTGGGGCTGGTGGTTCCCGATCAACAAGGCCCTGTGGACGAGCTCCTACGTGCTGTTCACCGCGGGCACCGCCTGCCTCACGCTCGCGACGGTCTCGTGGCTCGTCGACGTCGCGCGGTGGGATGCGTGGGCGCGGCCGTTCCGCGCGTTCGGCGCGAACGCGATCCTCGCCTACGTCGGCGCGGAGCTCTCGTCGCACGTGCTGCACTCCACCATCAAATGGAAGGTGGACGGCCGCCGGCTCGGCACCGAGGTCCCCGCAACGCGCGCCCTGACATCGTTGGGCCTCGATCCGCGCGTCGCATCGCTCGCCTGGGCCCTGCTGTTCGTCGCCGCCTGGTGGGCCGTGCTCGCTCGGCTCGAGCGGAAGGGGATCCAGTGGCGCGTGTGA